The Arachis ipaensis cultivar K30076 chromosome B03, Araip1.1, whole genome shotgun sequence region gttgactaaataagatgaattaatcattgtatgactaggatagaaagcctatgatctcaattcttgccatgaatgtctctccttATTATTTGCCTTCTTTAGttatttgtttgatttactttccttgtcatttaatttctttcccTCTTATCATTCAAACCCCcctttgttcttcatagccactaactgaccacttcattgcaatttcttgtgagatgacccggagtctaaatactttggttaattcttattggggtttgtacatgtgacaagaCCATATTTagtttgatgtgagagttgtttgttggtttggagctatacttacaacgaagtaattcctttctttaggaagaaaatctagaccaacaACAAATTTTTGCTATCAGATACCTCCCTGAAATCTTCCCGTTGGTCGAGAGCTATCCAAGGTTGCCCCatcaagtggtatcagagccgatggaTAATCGGCCTGGTGGTTTTAAGGGGTATTCAAAGTGAAGCACCGAACGTCTTCCCGGTAAAGGTGGTCTGTGCGGCGTGTCCCGCAGTGTTTTGTGGCGgtgtgatggacgaatactcGTGATGGAGGACATAGAACGAGGGGAAGTCGATTCTTGATGTGCAGAGCTCTCAACGGTTGGCCCCAACAAAAATTGAACACTAATTCCTAAACCGTAATCGAAAAACCCTaagtcctaaaccctaaaccctcaatgAAGTACTCTTAATGCCATACCCTTTGGGCCGTCAGTCATGCATCCTGAACTGTAATCAGAACTGCACCCGGGTATTGTAGGGTAGGCCATATTCACAGAGTGATAAAATGCCCGCCCTAGCCCTATCCGCACCCTATACTTTTAAGCCCTACCCTACCCGGGAGGCTGAAAAATTTCTTAAAATTCTATCCTACCCTACCTGCGAGGTCATAATCTCTCAACCATAATCCTATTCGCGTCCTATACTTATAAGGCCGGGAGTGGATCCTCTCAAGTGGGAAAAAAACTAGATGGTGTCTAGTGTTTAATCTCACCCTTCATTACTTTCTATCTCCTACTTATTATTGGTCTCACTTATAGAACTAAAGGTGTGAGAGATCGCACCTTATTCTCTCATGTCTTAAAAAAAATGGAGATTGCACTTATAGAATTAAAGGTGAGAGATCGCACTTTATTGGTATCACGTATTATTTCTCTCTATATgaactctttttttattatttattatttatattttttattttgacattatatatttttatagttaTAATTTGTgtgtattataattattattatctttttataatagaATTTATTGATCCCATtaggtaaaataaattaaacaaaaaaattaactataaataataataacaatagttaaaaattataacGTTCTAAAAAAGAGTATTAAGAGTATTAGaaatatactatataaaaaaacatataagaaaaaggtataaaaaagaaaattaaacatgtataaaaaaataacattataatttaATGTCATGTCCTTTTAAGTAATTATCtgaataaaagtgattttaactaatgttatccaaacaatatttattttaccaAAATCAATTTTGGTAAAAAATTCCCAAACATAAATGATGTTGACACAAACTTACTTCtacccaaaatcaattctataaaatcacttttattcaAACTCCAGTTTGACAAACCACAATCCAAACACACACAATTTCCTATAAGTCCTACCGTAAACGATCCTACCTGctggaaaaaaaattttcaaacaaatATAAATCGCCCGTATTTAAATCGTAGAGCCAAATTCTGATTCCGAGTGACTGTATGTCTGGTAAGCCCAGTGGAATTCAATTATTGTGCACAGTAAAATAAATAACTGTACATATATAGTGGTATTCCGAAGTTTAAAGTAATGATGTACTATATTACATTGCcactaaaatttataattattaaatacATGTTTTATGACGATATACTATAATTTATtacattaattagaattaaataTTTTGACATTAAGTTTTAGGATTAAATANNNNNNNNNNNNNNNNNNNNNNNNNNNNNNNNNNNNNNNNNNNNNNNNNNNNNNNNNNNNNNNNttaagtattatttaatttattttattaatctttatttaaataattacaaTGAATAATTATTTAACAGTTAATTTATTATCATTAAGAGTTAATTAAACAAAGATATAACCAATTAATATAATCACAATATTTTCTAGTATGTATGTTATGAATGTCAAATTGTCGTTTGTATTTATTTGCCATGTGTCAACGCTCTGTTGAAATGCAATAGGCCATGTGAGGAGGAACTCCTCTTCTTGGTCCACGTGAGGGAGAACGTCTAGTAACTTGAGTTGGAGCTCGGTAACTGATGGACATAGATAACTACATTTATTTCCGTCGCTTCGTCAATCAGCCAAATGTCGTGAGCCCACTTCTACGGGTGTGACATTCCATGGACAAGGAACTTATATATAACCCCCACGACTGAAACCCAATTCACTCTGATTGGAACGTTTCGGCAAACAATAATCATATGATCCGTCCAACAGCAGCCGTTGGAACGCTGAGAGCCTTCATCGTTACACAAGATGGAACCTGTCTCCAAATCCGGCGATGGTAGGCCCTCCGAAGCATCAGTCCCCGAAACCGATGCGGGGGCAGGCGGCTAGAGCGTCGGAAATGGGCTGTTCGACGATGACCTCGAGACGGTGATATAGGTACGCTCTCCGGCTATCAGCCGTGGTTTTCGACTTACGATTTCCTTCAACGACCTTCTCCATCTTTGATTTTTGCATTCCAATGTCATCTTTTTCTCCCGTTGTAGGTTTTGCCCCCGAGTGGGACCCCAATGACTTCGTCATTGTGGAGGACCTGGAGGAGCTACTGAAGGCGGCCTGCGCCAAGGTAGGTGTGGGACCGCCTTATTTTTTTCCTCTATCCCCAGTTCATGCGGGGGGCAAGGATCACCACGGTTACGGAGTCCACGTGTTCAGCACCCCGACCAGCCATTCTAAGAGGAGATAAGGATCCCAGGGGAGAAAAAATATTGTGTTTTATATATGTGTGTAATTTAATCAAATGCCCAACCCATactatatttataaataattatttacctGTGTAGTAAAATATAATGTCATATGATTTAATTAAAGGGGTACTCTTAACAGAGTAACAAAAGTGCAACATTGGTGTTACCAAGATAGAAAGCGAACAGCCAGGCCGCATATTGGCCGTCGGACAACGGAAAATATCACAACACGCTAAGACATGGACAAGTATGACGACCCTTAACCTCGATTCTTTTTTTGGCTGGACTACTCGCGATTGTTGTCGGCATTAGCCGGCTGCTCAGAGTCATCACCAGGCTTTTCGATCGGGAGCATAAGCTTCTCCTCCAAAGTAGCCACCCTGCCCAGCACTTCCTACCACTTGGCGAGCTGATGATTTTCCTGTTGACGGAGGTCGTTGATCTCCGCCATCAACTCAGATGCCCGCCCTTCCATTTGTCGGATTGTGGCGTCCTTCTTCGCCCTTGTTAGGCTAAGCAACAGATGCTTTCCTCGAACTTCTCTCTTCGCTTCTGCCAGCTCGAAGTCTGTGACCCTTAGCTTCACGTCAGCCGTCAAATGCGCAGTCCTGGTGTTGCTCAGCTGTTCGAGGTACTTCTGAATTTTGGCCTTCAGATCATCCTCCCGCGTTACTAGTGCCTCTTCAACCAGTAATGGTTATCTGTATTGGTTATGATTTCATGAATTAACATAAACCATTGTTGAGATGAAAACCTACTTACTTAATATAATTAACTATTATAGTTTATAaacattaaatttgattttatcgTTCggttaattataaaataaataattgtactAACTAATGAAGTCATTGGTGACTTGTTGGACAAAACATGAGACTGGTGGTCAAATTTGCATAGGGAAACTGAGGGCCATCGCATGGTTCATAGTCAGATTTGTAAGTTTTTGtccctctcttttttttcttttttattatttcctGACGGGAATAAAAGCGTTGATATCAGAGGATGACGTgcttaaaggaaaaaaaaaggagaacaACCCTATTGTCAGAAAATACCATCGAACCCCCAACACAAAACAATTTAAAGTAGCAGGTCGTCGGTGGTTTTTTCGTCTAAGTCTAAGCTGAGAGCATTAACGCACATGGCAACAGAGCAGTACAGAAGCAACTAAACATAACAAGTAATAACTAAGATCCTCCGGGCAAGGACGGAAACGGAAAAATGGGAGGTGTCATGTGCTTACACACCAAGAAGACTAGCCCCGGTACCCTCATCGCCCGATTGTGTCAGTTCAACACCCGCTGCATGGAGCAATTCTCCATGCCTCTCTTCCAGCTCCCCGACAGTCACTCCCAGAGCATTCCACTTTGCAAACTCGTATTGTTAGCGTTGACGAAGGTTTTCGACCCTCGCCTTCATGTATTCTGCTTGCTGTTCCAGCACCTGGATTAGGCGATCGTTAGTGTGTCTCGCAAACTGCAACAGTGCTTCCACCTCATGGCTTGCATCCTCACACACCCTCACCTTGGAATCCATCACCTTTAGCCTGGCTTCGGCCGCTGACTGCGTCAGCCTCGCCGCCTTCACTCGCTCACCGAAATGGAGGATTTTTTCTCTAAGGCGTCTCTCCCTCGCGAGCAATGCGGCCTTGTGCATCTCCCAGTCCGTTTTTCCCTGTCCGCGCAGAGGTAGTTGAAAATCTCGTCGGTAGACCATCCGGGGAGATCAACGCCAACAAACGGCTTGGTTGGATCCGATCCAGATTCCCGCGACATTCCTAGTTACGTGAGTGTCTCAGTGTTGTAGTAATTTTATCCCGAAGCTATTTGGCCTATGCAGTGATGCGCAAAGACgctgaatatttattattaaacGTATGCGCATCTACTAATAAGGGAGACTTCTAAAGCACGTCTTGGGGCATCAAAGCGAACTGTATCGCGGGGGCTAGTGTTGGCTACTTTGGTTCCACTGCTTAACCAAATAAAATCTGTCCGGTTTCTTCCCACGACGCAACCCAATTTTGGGGTCATACCTTAACATCATGATCTCTATTTTGGTTAACAGTCGTGTGGGATACAGATTGGTAGATTAGTTGAGCCACGAATGGTGAAAGAAGTGATGTctgattttttttgttactaTAACACCAAATGTTTGGATATAAGATGGTAAACGGAAAAAAAGtaaagcaaaaaaaaaggaaTAATTAAAACAGTCAGATAACATTTTTTCTGACAATATAATTTgtcaaaaaataatagaaaagccGCTGAACAGGCCTGGTGGTGAAATATCTCGCTATTGAGCACTTTCTCTCTCGTGTTCTTTCTTAGCCTCACCTATGAAATAGATGGTAATAGATCATACTTTATCATCCAAAATAGAAGTTAAAATTTAGATGATCCAAATCCTGGTTTTTGATGCATTGGACGCGCGGAACGAAATAGAAAAGGGGAGGGGGGACTTTCTAAGCAAAAATTGCCGACAGACACGCGGACAACCAGGTGTAGGATCTGGATTAAGGTAATAATCAGCATCACTGGTCCCAATGCATTACAGTAGAGTTTAAGTCGTGATTGATATTAAACACAATCAAATCTTCTCTCGGTTTCCAGTCCAAGTGTGAGGTCTGTGTTGGGAACTGCGACCACTGTCACTTCCATTCTGCGAAAGAAGACTAGAGTTGGAATGCCATTCCTCTACCTAACCATCTAGCATTATCCAGCACAACACGTGACAAAGGAAATATGGGAGGGTGTTTATCTGTTGTCAAGACACGCGTCGAGGCGAATAACAGTTCGCTATTGCCATTCTTCAGGCGCGCACCCCTTCCCCCATCTAGGCATCGAAAAAGGTAAAATTTGTACCGGAGGTGATGATTCTGGATGGTCGGAACCTCCGAACATCGCACCCTCTGTGGGCGACGGTCGCGACCGGCCATATGTCCGCTTAAACTACTCCCACGTGACATCTGGGTGAGGGTTGCAACGGAGGTCGCATACAACTCGATACAAGACCTTCTCAACTTCGAGTCCACTTGTAAGGTGTTTCTGGATCCCGGGCGGTCAGCCGTCGTATACAAGCATGCCATTGTGTGGAACATACCGATGGTGTCCTTTCTAAGGTACCCAGACCATGCGAACAGAAGGTTCGTAGATCGGTGCATCGATGCGGGAAATCCGGATGCAATTCTTACGAACGGATTGCATGAGTATTTCTTTATTGCCCGACATCATGTCAATATGGAGCTACTTACCAGGGCTGCATCGGAGGGTAATGTGGAGGCCGGCTACATATGTTCCATGCTGCTACTGTGTAACCACCAAGACGGCGATGACGTGAGACGCGGCGTCGATCTGTTTGAAGTTATCCTTACAGCTGGGAATGTCCACAGATGTAGGGAGATCTTCACGGACATCCTCGCAGAGCATTGGGTCGGCATCAAACCTCCGGACCCTGGCCNNNNNNNNNNNNNNNNNNNNNNNNNNNNNNNNNNNNNNNNNNNNNNNNNNNNNNNNNNNNNNNNNNNNNNNNNNNNNNNNNNNNNNNNNNNNNNNNNNNNNNNNNNNNNNNNNNNNNNNNNNNNNNNNNNNNNNNNNNNNNNNNNNNNNNNNNNNNNNNNNNNNNNNNNNNNNNNNNNNNNNNNNNNNNNNNNNNNNNNNNNNNGCATCATGGGTAATGCTCACGACGTCTCGAGCGTATCGTGTGTCCGGTGCCTGGCAGATCACGAGGTCTACCAGTTCCTGGCTATGTTTCGACGATATTGAACAGCGATAGTTACTCTTTTGGTTGTGTGTCGGGTGTTGCATACGAATATAAATTTTTCATGGCCACAAATACGTGGCCAGGAAGTTCCAGATGCACTCAACGCTTGAGTTTGATGAaattattgttttgtttttttctATCTCATTTTTTAGTTTGACTCTCTTTCTGCTAGCATGAATGCTCCCGAATAAAACAAGTGTGATTTAAATAGAAGGAGCAACGTAGTTTAATTTTCGGTGTCATAATTTAAATGTACTTATTTAAATAGAAGGAGCAATGTAGATTAATTCCCAGTGTCGTAAGTTAAATGTACTTTGCATCAAACGATTCATGCCATGGTGCTTTCCCGCCGATGCGGAATGTGTTCCAAATTGTTTCATAATTTTAATCTAACCAGGAGGTCCTCGATGTTTCGTTTCTTCCATAAAAACACATCAAAATAGTACATTCACGGCGCACATGCACCCTAAACTGGGAGCATCAACACACCAGGTAAAAGAACAAACACCAAATACATAAACACAAATACAAATAGCGATGTTCCTTAAGGCGATGAAGGATAACGGACAACGACAGTGAGTTCACGGGCATGGTCGCCAAGTCAAACACCTCCCGTATCCTCTTCGACATTTGTGAACATATCGTTCTGTTTGTCACCCTCAGCCAATTGCGCGGGATCATAGGCTCCTTCGCCGCTCCGGGAATTTATTTCCCTCCTCCATAACCGCGACCCTCACCCGCAGTGCATCCAACTTTGCAAAATTAAGTTGTTCCCGGTGACGAAGGTCTTCAACCTTCGTCATCAGGTCACTTCCCTATTTCTCCAACTGCTGCATGCCATGCCGAAGTCGTTCACCCTTTCACACAGCAATGCGTGCATCCCACGCATGGCCTGCTCGGCCTCCTGGACCTGTAACTCCCTCGCCTTCAACTTGACCTCGACGGTCAGATATGCCGCCTTCGACACACTTAGTAGTTCACGGAGCGTCTCAACTTTGTCCTTGAGAATCTCTTCCATCCTGACCATGGCAGCCTCAAACAGTGTCCAATTCGTATTTTCTCGACCCCGCAGAAGAGGCTGAAGATCTTGCTGATCGACAGTTCTGCGAGGTCGTTCGCATCGAGTATCTTGGTTGGTTCTGCTCCCAAATCCTGAGACATTGATCTTTTTTTGTTCgtgtatatttattttttttatccagTAGTATCGTCTGTTACCGATAACCATCTCGTGTCCAAATGCGAAGGGCGTATATAGTACACAAGTCGCACTGTATGTGCGAAACTTCGATCACACGCCTCAGCCCAAAATGGCTAAATTAAATCCGTCTGTTAAAATAATCGTAAATACATTGTATATGTtacaatttaatattaaaataattaaaataatacaataaaaataaagtCGTCTTGATAAATGACAGTAAAAAAATAATTCTACCCTCAGAAATAATTTGCTGACACTCATTCCGCTGGAAATTACAAGAACCCTAGGAGTTGACAACACAACATGGCTTCGAGTAGTCAAGGAAATTTAGCAACTCTTActcaaaatgtaaaaaaaatttcCATCGCTCACAATGAAAGATGACatgagaagtcatttttttatcTAAACAGGATTAATTAAGGTCTCTGAATTAATTACTGGTTTAAACcacaattttttcatttttttgtgtCTGGACACCACATATATAGGCTACTGTATATTAAAATGGTTGATATGGTGACACAAGCAAGACGCCTCGAGAAACCAATATAGTTGAGTGGGCTAAGTCGACGAGGCAATCCGCAACTCGAAATTGACACATTTTTCGAGTTCCAGCGCAGTTTCGACAGTTGCGTCAATTGCCCCTGACAGTAATGATTACAATTGGCATTCAACTCCTTCACAGAGCACTCTAGAGGCATCGGCCACAGGAATTATTCAAGTGTCACGGAAACCTTACTAGAAAATgctagaaaactttagaaaatcctagacaacattagaaaatcctagaaaa contains the following coding sequences:
- the LOC107633140 gene encoding tropomyosin-like, with product MVYRRDFQLPLRGQGKTDWEMHKAALLARERRLREKILHFGERVKAARLTQSAAEARLKVMDSKVRVCEDASHEVEALLQFARHTNDRLIQVLEQQAEYMKARVENLQALVTREDDLKAKIQKYLEQLSNTRTAHLTADVKLRVTDFELAEAKREVRGKHLLLSLTRAKKDATIRQMEGRASELMAEINDLRQQENHQLAKW